The following are from one region of the Treponema denticola genome:
- a CDS encoding phage head closure protein: protein MVGDIEVLRKDTEEIININPVEIVFIRNEKQEDEFGNIKNIEKRTETQRVRIAELSHNETDRLIQEGLLKNHVVNITARYNADIQSGDKFDFCGNRYEVEFIRKITVGGYDNVFKMSGKAKEINEATE, encoded by the coding sequence ATGGTAGGCGATATTGAGGTTTTACGAAAAGACACGGAAGAAATTATAAACATCAATCCAGTTGAAATTGTCTTTATCCGAAATGAAAAACAAGAAGATGAATTCGGTAATATCAAAAATATTGAAAAACGAACTGAAACGCAACGGGTAAGAATTGCCGAGCTATCTCATAATGAAACAGATAGACTTATACAAGAAGGTTTATTAAAAAATCATGTTGTAAATATTACAGCGAGATATAACGCTGATATTCAATCGGGCGATAAGTTCGATTTTTGCGGTAACAGATACGAGGTTGAATTTATCCGAAAAATTACAGTCGGCGGATATGATAATGTATTTAAAATGTCAGGAAAGGCAAAAGAAATAAACGAGGCAACGGAATGA
- a CDS encoding HK97 gp10 family phage protein, with the protein MRGMDAFFSNLDKAKKEILDECEMVAHKTAASMERYAKEKRPWIDRTGDARKGLKGKTSIFKNTISSSIHQDLYGDTGKEYGYYLENAHNGKYAILTETRNHHAGMFFDGIQEALGVAINRV; encoded by the coding sequence ATGAGAGGTATGGACGCTTTTTTTTCAAACCTAGACAAAGCAAAAAAAGAAATACTCGATGAGTGTGAAATGGTTGCTCATAAGACTGCTGCGAGCATGGAGCGTTATGCAAAAGAAAAAAGGCCATGGATAGATAGAACTGGAGATGCCCGAAAAGGATTAAAAGGCAAAACTTCTATTTTCAAAAATACAATATCATCATCCATACATCAAGATTTGTATGGAGATACAGGGAAAGAATATGGGTATTACCTTGAGAATGCTCATAATGGCAAATATGCAATATTGACTGAAACGAGAAATCATCATGCCGGTATGTTCTTTGATGGAATACAAGAAGCTTTAGGAGTTGCTATAAACAGGGTATAA